The Pseudophaeobacter arcticus DSM 23566 genome includes a region encoding these proteins:
- the rpsT gene encoding 30S ribosomal protein S20 — protein sequence MANSPQAKKRARQNEKRFAVNKARRSRIRTFLRKVEEAIESGNKEDAAAALRLAAPELMRGVTKGVYHKNTASRKVSRLTARVKALG from the coding sequence ATGGCAAATAGCCCCCAAGCAAAAAAACGCGCCCGTCAGAACGAAAAGCGTTTTGCAGTAAACAAAGCTCGCCGTTCGCGCATCCGCACCTTCCTGCGTAAAGTTGAAGAAGCCATCGAATCTGGCAACAAAGAAGATGCAGCCGCAGCTCTGCGTCTGGCCGCTCCTGAGCTGATGCGTGGCGTGACCAAAGGCGTCTACCACAAGAACACGGCTTCGCGGAAAGTGTCCCGCCTGACTGCACGAGTCAAAGCTCTGGGTTGA
- a CDS encoding enoyl-CoA hydratase gives MAYETINVDVQDHVCLIRLHRPEALNALNAALVSELCTALEEADASDKVRCIVLTGSEKAFAAGADIKEMSEMSFTDVYTSNLFAQVNDRIVAIRKPIIAAVAGYALGGGCELAMLCDFVIAAETAKFGQPEINLGVVAGIGGTQRLTRFVGKSKSMDMNLTGRFMGAEEAERAGLVSRVVPAKKLIEEAMGAAQKIAEKSLLTAMAVKETVNRSYELPLSEGMLFERRVFHSMFATEDQKEGMAAFLEKREAQFRDK, from the coding sequence ATGGCCTATGAGACGATCAACGTCGATGTGCAGGACCACGTTTGTCTAATCAGACTGCATCGCCCCGAGGCGTTGAACGCACTCAATGCAGCGCTCGTGAGCGAGCTTTGCACTGCTTTGGAAGAAGCCGACGCCAGCGACAAGGTGCGTTGCATCGTGCTGACCGGATCGGAAAAGGCATTTGCCGCTGGTGCTGACATCAAAGAGATGTCGGAGATGAGCTTTACCGATGTCTATACCAGCAACCTGTTTGCGCAGGTGAATGACCGCATCGTGGCGATTCGCAAGCCAATCATCGCGGCCGTTGCGGGCTATGCGCTGGGCGGTGGCTGCGAGCTGGCGATGCTGTGCGATTTTGTCATTGCGGCGGAAACGGCCAAGTTCGGCCAGCCAGAGATCAACCTTGGCGTTGTGGCCGGCATTGGCGGCACCCAGCGTCTGACGCGGTTTGTCGGCAAATCCAAATCCATGGACATGAACCTCACCGGTCGCTTCATGGGTGCAGAAGAAGCCGAGCGCGCCGGTCTGGTGTCGCGGGTGGTGCCTGCCAAGAAACTGATCGAAGAAGCCATGGGCGCGGCGCAAAAGATTGCCGAGAAATCCCTGCTCACCGCGATGGCGGTCAAGGAAACGGTCAATCGCAGCTACGAGCTGCCGCTGAGCGAAGGCATGTTGTTTGAACGCCGGGTGTTCCACTCGATGTTTGCAACCGAAGACCAGAAAGAGGGCATGGCCGCCTTCCTGGAAAAACGCGAAGCCCAGTTCCGCGATAAGTAA
- the mutM gene encoding bifunctional DNA-formamidopyrimidine glycosylase/DNA-(apurinic or apyrimidinic site) lyase: MPELPEVETVMRGLQPSMEGAVIAQAHVNRPDLRWPFPDHMAERLTGARVVALRRRSKYILAELDRGETLLVHLGMSGRMTVSGDPLGQFVHEHPQAAKHDHVVFDMENGARVTFNDPRRFGAMDLIDTAGLAEHKLLRVLGPEPLGNDFHEDHLIAAFKGKNSPVKSALLDQGIIAGLGNIYVCEALFRAEISPKRKAGQLAAARVAGLVPIIRQVLEEAIKAGGSSLKDFRQANGELGYFQHSFDVYGREGEPCKREGCSGTIARITQSGRSSFYCGKCQR; this comes from the coding sequence ATGCCTGAACTGCCCGAAGTTGAAACCGTGATGCGGGGATTGCAGCCCTCGATGGAGGGGGCGGTGATTGCACAGGCCCATGTGAACCGGCCGGATCTGCGCTGGCCCTTTCCAGATCACATGGCAGAGCGGCTGACCGGCGCGCGGGTTGTGGCGCTGCGGCGGCGGTCAAAATACATCCTGGCGGAGCTGGACCGGGGTGAGACGCTGCTGGTGCATCTGGGCATGTCGGGGCGGATGACGGTTTCGGGTGATCCCTTGGGGCAGTTTGTGCATGAGCACCCGCAGGCGGCCAAACATGACCATGTGGTTTTTGACATGGAGAATGGCGCGCGGGTGACATTTAATGATCCGCGCCGCTTTGGCGCCATGGATCTGATCGACACAGCCGGGCTGGCCGAGCACAAGCTGCTGCGGGTGTTGGGGCCGGAACCCTTAGGCAATGACTTTCATGAGGACCACCTGATTGCCGCCTTCAAAGGCAAGAACTCCCCGGTGAAATCGGCGCTGCTGGATCAGGGAATCATCGCGGGCCTGGGTAACATCTACGTCTGCGAGGCGCTTTTTCGTGCTGAAATTTCGCCCAAACGCAAGGCGGGGCAACTCGCCGCAGCCCGTGTTGCAGGCCTGGTCCCCATCATTCGGCAGGTGCTGGAGGAGGCCATCAAAGCCGGGGGATCTTCGCTGAAAGATTTCCGCCAAGCCAATGGCGAGCTTGGATATTTTCAGCACAGCTTTGACGTCTATGGCCGCGAAGGAGAGCCCTGCAAACGGGAGGGCTGTAGCGGCACTATTGCCAGAATCACCCAGTCGGGGCGATCCTCTTTCTACTGTGGCAAGTGTCAAAGATAG
- the ubiE gene encoding bifunctional demethylmenaquinone methyltransferase/2-methoxy-6-polyprenyl-1,4-benzoquinol methylase UbiE, which produces MADRSDSTTHFGFETVPEHEKAGRVQGVFNSVASKYDIMNDVMSMGIHRIWKDAMMDWLAPRPGQRLLDVAGGTGDISFRFLKRAGHGHSTVLDLTAPMLEEGRKRAEAEQMAQSLDWVTGDAMALPFKDNTFDVYTISFGIRNVTRPQEALNEAYRVLKPGGRLMVLEFSQLPNDGMQKLYDLYSFNVIPRMGKLIANDYDSYQYLVESIRNFPDQETFLEMVKAAGFTNAKYRNLSLGIAALHSGWKI; this is translated from the coding sequence ATGGCAGACAGATCAGACAGCACCACCCATTTTGGCTTTGAAACCGTCCCTGAGCACGAAAAAGCAGGCCGGGTGCAGGGCGTCTTCAATTCCGTGGCCTCCAAATATGACATCATGAATGACGTGATGAGCATGGGCATCCACCGGATCTGGAAAGACGCGATGATGGATTGGCTGGCGCCGCGCCCCGGCCAGCGCCTGCTGGATGTGGCCGGTGGTACGGGCGATATCTCCTTTCGCTTCCTGAAACGCGCCGGTCATGGCCATTCCACCGTGCTGGATCTGACCGCACCGATGCTGGAAGAGGGCCGCAAACGGGCCGAGGCCGAACAGATGGCCCAGAGCCTGGATTGGGTCACCGGCGACGCCATGGCCCTGCCCTTCAAGGACAATACATTCGACGTCTACACCATCTCCTTTGGCATCCGGAACGTCACCCGCCCGCAAGAAGCCCTGAACGAGGCCTACCGGGTGCTGAAACCCGGTGGTCGCCTGATGGTGCTGGAGTTCAGCCAACTGCCCAATGACGGCATGCAAAAACTCTATGACCTCTACAGTTTCAACGTCATCCCGCGCATGGGTAAGCTCATCGCCAATGATTACGACAGCTATCAGTATCTGGTGGAATCGATCCGCAACTTCCCGGATCAGGAGACATTTCTGGAGATGGTGAAAGCCGCAGGCTTTACCAATGCCAAATACCGCAACCTGTCGCTGGGAATCGCGGCGCTGCATTCCGGCTGGAAAATCTAG
- the ubiB gene encoding 2-polyprenylphenol 6-hydroxylase, translating into MRGPHNIIRLIRTGATMVRTGAMDVVLDAFEAPAPLRALAYTLGWPFQWLGYKGDPNMPPATRALTALGPAYIKFGQVLSTRPDVVGEEMAQQLRVLQDQLPPFSRAEAMAEVERELGRPLAEVFSEFSDPIAAASIAQVHRARLAETGEDVAVKVLRPGIERAFNKDVDAFYFAARIVDLFAPGARRLRPMEVIEHFDGVVQGELDLRLESSAASEFAANTSADEGFQLPRIRWEASARRVMTLDWADGVALGDNAALDAAGHDRHALGERVLSLFLRHALRDGYFHADMHQGNLKVAANGNIIAYDFGIMGHIDEYTRRVYAEILFGFIQRDYKRVAEVHFEAGYVPADRDVDEFARAIRAVGEPIFGMDASRISMGNLLNYLFEVTERFGMETRTELILLQRTMVVVEGVARSLDPRINIWEVAQPVVEDYIKKSIGPRAIASDLMKTAKVIARFGPRLPALMEQALIAQSQQPSGDKKNRAWQTPAAVGATAGILLTLLVSQLLS; encoded by the coding sequence ATGCGCGGCCCTCACAATATCATCCGCCTGATCCGCACCGGCGCCACCATGGTGCGCACTGGCGCCATGGACGTGGTGCTGGACGCCTTTGAAGCGCCGGCACCGCTGCGCGCCCTGGCCTATACCCTGGGCTGGCCCTTTCAGTGGCTTGGCTACAAGGGCGATCCAAACATGCCCCCGGCAACACGCGCCCTGACAGCACTGGGTCCGGCCTATATCAAATTTGGCCAGGTGCTCTCGACCCGCCCGGATGTGGTCGGCGAAGAGATGGCACAGCAATTGCGGGTGCTGCAGGATCAGCTGCCTCCCTTCTCCCGCGCCGAAGCCATGGCCGAAGTCGAACGCGAACTTGGCCGCCCATTGGCAGAGGTATTTTCCGAATTCAGCGACCCAATTGCGGCTGCCTCCATTGCACAGGTGCATCGCGCCCGGCTGGCGGAAACCGGCGAAGACGTCGCTGTCAAAGTCCTGCGCCCCGGCATTGAACGCGCCTTCAACAAAGACGTCGACGCCTTCTACTTTGCCGCCCGCATCGTCGATCTCTTTGCCCCCGGCGCCCGCCGACTGCGCCCGATGGAAGTGATCGAACATTTTGACGGGGTGGTACAGGGCGAGCTGGATCTGCGGCTTGAAAGCTCCGCTGCCTCCGAATTTGCCGCCAACACCAGCGCGGACGAAGGCTTTCAGCTGCCCCGCATCCGCTGGGAGGCCTCAGCCCGCCGGGTGATGACGCTGGACTGGGCCGATGGGGTGGCTCTGGGCGACAATGCAGCCCTGGATGCAGCGGGCCATGATCGCCATGCGCTTGGGGAACGGGTGCTGTCGCTGTTCCTGCGCCACGCCCTGCGCGACGGTTATTTTCACGCCGATATGCATCAGGGAAACCTCAAGGTCGCCGCAAATGGCAATATCATTGCCTATGACTTTGGCATCATGGGCCATATTGATGAATACACCCGCCGGGTCTACGCCGAGATCCTCTTTGGCTTTATCCAACGCGATTACAAACGCGTCGCCGAGGTGCATTTCGAGGCCGGCTATGTGCCCGCAGATCGCGACGTCGATGAATTCGCCCGTGCCATTCGCGCCGTGGGCGAGCCAATCTTTGGCATGGATGCCAGCCGGATCTCCATGGGCAACCTGCTGAACTACCTGTTCGAGGTGACCGAACGCTTCGGCATGGAAACCCGTACCGAGCTGATCCTTCTGCAACGCACCATGGTGGTGGTCGAAGGCGTCGCCCGCTCGCTGGACCCCAGGATCAATATCTGGGAAGTGGCCCAGCCCGTGGTCGAGGATTACATCAAGAAAAGCATCGGCCCGCGTGCCATTGCCTCGGATCTGATGAAAACCGCCAAGGTCATCGCCCGCTTTGGCCCGCGCCTGCCCGCCCTGATGGAACAGGCGCTGATCGCGCAATCCCAGCAGCCCAGCGGCGATAAAAAGAACCGCGCCTGGCAAACCCCCGCCGCAGTTGGCGCGACCGCTGGAATTCTGCTCACCCTCCTCGTCAGCCAACTGCTGAGCTGA
- a CDS encoding acetyl-CoA C-acyltransferase family protein translates to MTDIVILDGARTAIGTFGGALANTAPIDLATVASKAAMERSGVDPEQIGHVVFGHVINTEPRDMYLSRVAAMQAGVPHGTPAMNVNRLCGSGAQALVSGIQSLMLGDAEFALAGGAENMSRSPYIMQQQRWGAKMGDVKSLDMMLGALNCPFGTGHMGVTAENVADEHQITREQMDEFALASQTRAAAAIAAGHFNSQITPVEVKVKRDMVPFEVDEHPKGTSLEALAGLRAVFKKDGRVTAGNASGINDGAAALVLARAEAAEKAGLKPKARVLGYAHAGVRPEVMGIGPVPAVLNLLAKTGLKASDFDVVESNEAFASQALAVNKELGLDPAKVNPNGGAIALGHPVGATGALITVKALYELERIGGSKALITMCIGGGQGIALAIERL, encoded by the coding sequence ATGACTGATATCGTCATTCTGGATGGTGCCCGCACCGCCATTGGTACCTTTGGTGGCGCGCTTGCCAATACCGCGCCTATTGATCTGGCGACAGTGGCCTCGAAGGCCGCGATGGAGCGCTCTGGTGTGGACCCGGAACAGATCGGCCATGTGGTTTTTGGTCATGTGATCAACACCGAACCGCGGGATATGTATCTGTCGCGAGTGGCGGCGATGCAGGCCGGTGTACCCCATGGCACCCCGGCGATGAATGTGAACCGTCTCTGTGGCTCGGGGGCGCAGGCGCTGGTGTCGGGCATTCAGTCGCTGATGCTGGGGGATGCGGAGTTTGCCCTGGCCGGTGGTGCGGAAAACATGTCGCGCAGCCCCTATATCATGCAGCAGCAGCGCTGGGGCGCCAAGATGGGCGATGTAAAATCGCTCGACATGATGCTGGGGGCGCTGAACTGCCCCTTTGGTACCGGCCATATGGGGGTAACGGCAGAGAATGTCGCGGATGAGCATCAGATCACCCGCGAACAGATGGATGAATTTGCCCTCGCCAGCCAGACCCGCGCGGCGGCCGCAATCGCGGCGGGCCATTTCAACAGCCAGATCACGCCGGTCGAGGTCAAGGTCAAGCGCGACATGGTGCCTTTTGAGGTGGACGAGCACCCCAAGGGCACCTCGCTGGAGGCACTGGCTGGTCTGCGGGCGGTGTTCAAGAAAGATGGCCGGGTGACCGCGGGCAATGCCAGCGGCATCAATGATGGCGCCGCCGCCCTGGTGCTGGCGCGGGCGGAGGCCGCCGAGAAGGCGGGGTTGAAGCCCAAGGCGCGGGTTCTGGGCTATGCCCATGCGGGTGTGCGTCCCGAGGTGATGGGTATTGGTCCGGTGCCTGCGGTGCTGAACCTGCTGGCCAAAACCGGCCTCAAAGCCAGCGATTTTGATGTGGTCGAAAGCAATGAAGCCTTTGCCTCGCAGGCCCTGGCGGTGAACAAGGAGCTGGGTCTGGATCCGGCAAAGGTGAACCCCAATGGCGGCGCAATTGCCCTGGGCCACCCGGTTGGTGCCACCGGTGCGCTGATCACCGTGAAGGCGCTTTATGAGCTGGAACGGATTGGTGGATCCAAGGCGCTGATCACCATGTGTATTGGTGGCGGTCAAGGCATTGCCCTGGCGATCGAACGTCTGTGA
- a CDS encoding helix-turn-helix domain-containing protein, with protein sequence MTENPDDILTLLPARLKAARRAQGLSLEAVANLSGVSRSMVSQIERGESSPTIATLWNLTRALQVDFAGLLESGDQQDHIEVLRAVDVPKIENIGEGCRIRILSPPEEAGGHEVYDIRFDKGGALTSQPHTRGAHEQLTVLEGEIELTSGSARDHLQAGDTARYAADVSHAITAPNGAARVFLIVKDA encoded by the coding sequence ATGACGGAAAACCCAGACGATATCCTGACACTGCTGCCCGCCCGCCTGAAAGCAGCCCGCCGCGCCCAGGGGCTTTCCCTTGAGGCGGTGGCCAATCTCTCCGGCGTCAGCCGCTCGATGGTCAGCCAGATCGAACGCGGCGAAAGCAGCCCCACCATTGCGACGCTGTGGAACCTCACCCGTGCGCTGCAGGTGGATTTTGCCGGCCTGTTGGAATCCGGCGACCAGCAGGACCACATCGAGGTCTTGCGCGCCGTCGATGTGCCCAAGATCGAAAACATCGGCGAAGGCTGCCGCATCCGCATCCTGTCACCGCCGGAAGAGGCCGGCGGTCATGAGGTCTATGATATCCGCTTTGACAAGGGCGGCGCCCTGACCAGCCAGCCCCATACCCGCGGCGCGCATGAACAGCTGACGGTGCTGGAGGGCGAGATCGAGCTCACCTCGGGCAGTGCCAGGGATCACCTGCAGGCTGGCGACACCGCCCGCTATGCTGCCGACGTGAGCCATGCGATCACCGCACCAAACGGGGCTGCGCGGGTGTTTCTGATTGTGAAAGATGCCTGA
- a CDS encoding glycine C-acetyltransferase, with product MSTAFLNDISETLAQIEADGLYKRERMITSPQGGEIEVQDGTGGTREVINLCANNYLGLADHPDLIAAARGGMDDKGFGMASVRFICGTQDIHRELEQRLAKFLNKDDAILFAACFDANGGLFEPLLGPEDAIISDSLNHASIIDGVRLCKAKRYRYLNSDMSDLEAWLKQARADGARHIMIATDGVFSMDGYLAKLPEIRALADKYDAVVMVDDCHATGFMGPNGAGTPDHFGVDVDIVTGTLGKALGGAIGGYIAGPQPVIDLLRQRARPYLFSNSLPPAIVAAGLEAISLVEKGADLRARLFENTRFWRQGLSDLGFDLLPGEHPIVPVMLGEAQLAQDMAAALFDQGVYVSGFFFPVVPRGQARIRTQMNAALTRAELTRALAAFGKVGKDLGILT from the coding sequence ATGAGCACTGCATTTCTGAACGATATCTCTGAGACGCTGGCACAGATTGAGGCCGATGGCCTGTACAAGCGGGAACGAATGATCACCTCCCCACAAGGGGGCGAAATTGAGGTGCAGGATGGCACGGGCGGCACCCGCGAGGTGATCAACCTCTGCGCCAACAACTACCTGGGCCTTGCCGATCACCCGGATCTGATTGCAGCGGCGCGTGGCGGGATGGATGACAAAGGCTTTGGCATGGCCTCGGTCCGCTTTATCTGCGGCACGCAAGACATCCACCGTGAGCTGGAGCAACGCCTGGCCAAGTTCCTGAACAAGGATGATGCCATTCTGTTTGCCGCCTGTTTTGACGCCAACGGCGGGTTGTTCGAGCCGCTGCTGGGGCCAGAGGACGCCATTATCTCGGATAGTCTGAACCATGCGTCGATCATCGACGGGGTGCGCCTGTGCAAGGCCAAGCGCTATCGCTACCTCAACAGCGATATGAGTGATCTGGAGGCCTGGCTGAAACAGGCCCGCGCGGATGGCGCACGCCATATCATGATTGCCACCGACGGGGTGTTCTCGATGGATGGCTATCTGGCCAAGCTGCCGGAAATTCGCGCCCTGGCGGATAAATATGACGCGGTGGTGATGGTGGACGATTGCCACGCCACCGGGTTCATGGGGCCAAATGGCGCCGGAACACCGGATCATTTTGGCGTCGATGTGGACATCGTCACCGGGACTTTGGGCAAAGCACTGGGAGGGGCCATTGGCGGTTATATCGCCGGGCCGCAGCCAGTGATCGACCTGCTGCGGCAGCGGGCGCGGCCCTATTTGTTCTCCAATTCGCTGCCGCCTGCAATTGTCGCTGCCGGGTTAGAAGCCATCTCATTGGTTGAAAAAGGCGCCGACCTGCGCGCCCGGCTGTTTGAAAATACCCGTTTCTGGCGCCAGGGCCTCAGCGATCTGGGGTTTGATTTGTTGCCCGGCGAACACCCCATCGTACCGGTGATGCTGGGCGAGGCGCAGCTGGCACAGGATATGGCGGCAGCGCTGTTTGACCAGGGCGTCTATGTCTCGGGGTTTTTCTTCCCCGTGGTGCCGCGCGGCCAGGCCCGTATTCGCACGCAGATGAACGCCGCCCTGACCCGCGCGGAACTGACCCGCGCGCTGGCTGCCTTTGGCAAGGTGGGCAAAGACCTGGGGATCCTCACATGA
- the tdh gene encoding L-threonine 3-dehydrogenase, whose amino-acid sequence MTRPNTMTALEKSHPREGLWKVQAPVPEIGPDEVLIKINKTGICGTDVHIWNWDAWAQKTVPVPLITGHEFAGEIVELGRNVTDLAIGQRCSGEGHLIGHHSRQSRAGKFHLDPETRGIGVNEQGAFAQYLALPAFNVVPLPDDISDDIGAILDPLGNAVHTALSFDLVGEDVLITGAGPIGIMAAAVARHAGARHVAITDVNPGRLELAAKVANVRPVNVAHEDLNDVIAELGMRQGFDVGLEMSGNQSALDQMVEALVMGGRIALLGIPPGKSPVDWSRIVFKALTLKGVYGREIFETWYKMIAMLQNGLDVSAVITHRFGVEDFAEGFAAMKSGNSGKVVLDWNQINQP is encoded by the coding sequence ATGACACGACCAAACACCATGACGGCGCTGGAAAAGTCGCATCCACGTGAAGGCCTGTGGAAGGTGCAGGCACCGGTGCCGGAAATCGGCCCGGATGAGGTGCTGATCAAGATCAACAAGACCGGCATCTGCGGCACCGATGTACATATCTGGAACTGGGACGCCTGGGCGCAAAAGACGGTGCCCGTGCCGCTGATCACCGGGCATGAATTTGCCGGTGAAATCGTCGAGCTGGGGCGCAATGTCACTGATCTGGCGATTGGCCAGCGCTGCTCGGGCGAGGGGCATTTGATTGGCCATCATTCCCGGCAAAGCCGCGCCGGGAAATTTCACCTGGATCCCGAAACCCGCGGTATCGGCGTCAACGAACAGGGCGCCTTTGCCCAGTATCTGGCGCTGCCGGCCTTTAATGTTGTGCCGCTGCCGGATGATATTTCCGACGACATCGGCGCGATTCTCGACCCGCTTGGCAATGCGGTGCATACTGCGCTCAGCTTTGATCTGGTGGGCGAAGACGTATTGATCACCGGCGCCGGCCCGATTGGCATCATGGCCGCTGCGGTGGCGCGCCACGCCGGCGCCCGCCATGTGGCGATCACCGATGTGAACCCCGGTCGGCTGGAGCTGGCCGCCAAAGTGGCCAATGTGCGCCCTGTCAATGTGGCCCACGAAGATCTGAATGACGTCATTGCCGAACTTGGCATGCGCCAGGGCTTTGATGTCGGGCTGGAAATGTCGGGCAACCAGAGCGCGCTGGATCAAATGGTCGAAGCCCTGGTGATGGGCGGGCGCATCGCCCTGCTTGGCATCCCGCCGGGAAAATCTCCGGTCGACTGGAGCCGCATCGTGTTCAAGGCGCTGACGCTCAAAGGGGTCTACGGCCGCGAGATCTTTGAAACCTGGTACAAGATGATCGCCATGTTGCAAAATGGTCTGGATGTGAGCGCCGTCATCACCCACCGGTTTGGCGTCGAAGACTTTGCCGAGGGATTCGCGGCGATGAAATCGGGAAATAGCGGCAAGGTGGTCCTGGACTGGAACCAGATCAATCAGCCCTGA
- a CDS encoding metallophosphoesterase family protein, with protein sequence MTQPIYAIGDIHGQLGMLEEALARIEADGGPDARVVFLGDYVDRGPESRGVIELLSQGLAAGRNWVCLMGNHDRMFSMFMEDYPRNDARLLVGYHWLHDRIGGAETLQSYGAEVTEGTRIYELHTQALKVVPEHHRRFLNALPDYHQEGELLFVHAGIRPGVALEDQSQDDKIWIRQEFLNDQSDHPWLVVHGHTQIPAPEHRGNRVNLDSGAGFGRALTAAVFEGRDCWVLGAEGRSPLLAP encoded by the coding sequence ATGACCCAACCGATCTACGCCATTGGTGATATTCACGGCCAGCTAGGCATGCTGGAGGAGGCGCTGGCGCGGATCGAGGCGGATGGCGGGCCGGATGCGCGTGTGGTCTTCCTGGGCGACTACGTTGATCGCGGGCCGGAGTCGCGCGGGGTGATTGAGCTGTTGTCACAGGGGCTGGCAGCAGGGCGCAATTGGGTCTGTCTGATGGGCAATCACGACCGGATGTTTTCCATGTTCATGGAGGATTACCCGCGCAATGATGCGCGCCTGCTGGTGGGCTATCACTGGCTGCATGATCGCATCGGCGGGGCTGAGACGCTGCAATCCTACGGCGCCGAGGTGACCGAGGGCACCCGGATTTACGAGCTGCACACTCAGGCGTTAAAGGTGGTGCCCGAGCACCATCGCCGCTTTCTGAATGCGTTGCCGGATTATCACCAGGAGGGCGAGCTGCTGTTTGTCCATGCCGGCATTCGCCCGGGTGTGGCACTGGAGGACCAAAGCCAGGATGACAAGATCTGGATCCGCCAGGAATTCCTGAACGATCAGAGCGACCATCCCTGGCTGGTGGTACATGGGCATACACAGATCCCCGCGCCGGAACATCGTGGCAATCGGGTCAACCTTGATTCCGGCGCCGGCTTTGGTCGCGCACTCACGGCAGCTGTGTTTGAGGGGCGGGACTGCTGGGTGCTTGGTGCTGAGGGGCGCAGTCCTCTTTTGGCCCCTTAA
- the serA gene encoding phosphoglycerate dehydrogenase, with translation MAPKVLISDKLSEAAVQIFRDRGIDVDFQPDLGKDKDKLAEVIGQYDGLAIRSATKVTDKILANATNLKVIARAGIGTDNIDKEAASKKGVIVMNTPFGNMITTAEHAIAMMFAVARQIPEASASTHAGKWEKSKFMGTELTNKTLGVIGAGNIGGIVCDRARGLKMKVIAYDPFLGQEKADKMGVEKVELDDLLARADFITLHVPLTDQTRNILSRENLAKTKKGVRIINCARGGLVDEEALAEALTSGHVAGAAFDVFSEEPAKENTLFNLPNVVCTPHLGAATTEAQENVALQVAEQMSNYLLTGAVENALNMPSVTAEEAKVMGPWIKLAEHLGSFVGQMTDEPIKAINILYDGVAAEMNLDALNCAVVAGIMKKVNPDVNMVSAPVVAKERGIQISTTNQDKTGAFDGYIKVTAVTDKRERSVAGTVFSDGKPRFIQIKGINIDAEVGAHMLYTTNNDVPGIIGTLGQTMGEHGVNIANFTLGRSEAGGEAIALLYVDDVVPAEARAKLAESDLFNQIKPLVFDVA, from the coding sequence ATGGCTCCCAAAGTACTCATCTCCGACAAACTCTCCGAAGCCGCCGTACAGATCTTTCGTGATCGCGGCATCGACGTGGATTTCCAGCCCGATTTGGGCAAAGACAAAGACAAACTGGCCGAAGTCATTGGTCAGTATGACGGTCTGGCCATCCGCTCGGCGACCAAGGTGACGGACAAGATCCTCGCCAATGCCACCAACCTCAAGGTCATTGCCCGGGCCGGCATCGGCACCGACAACATCGACAAGGAAGCCGCGTCGAAAAAAGGTGTGATCGTGATGAACACGCCTTTTGGCAACATGATCACCACTGCCGAGCACGCGATTGCGATGATGTTTGCCGTGGCGCGCCAGATCCCCGAGGCCTCTGCTTCGACCCATGCCGGCAAATGGGAAAAGTCCAAATTCATGGGCACCGAGCTGACCAATAAAACCCTGGGCGTTATTGGCGCCGGCAATATCGGTGGCATCGTTTGTGACCGCGCCCGTGGGCTGAAGATGAAAGTCATCGCCTATGATCCCTTCCTGGGGCAGGAAAAGGCCGACAAGATGGGCGTTGAAAAGGTCGAGCTGGACGACCTGCTGGCCCGCGCCGACTTTATCACTCTGCATGTGCCGCTGACCGATCAGACCCGCAACATCCTGTCCCGTGAAAACCTCGCCAAGACCAAAAAAGGCGTGCGCATCATTAACTGTGCCCGTGGTGGCCTGGTGGACGAAGAGGCCCTGGCCGAGGCGCTGACTTCGGGCCATGTGGCTGGTGCGGCCTTTGACGTGTTCTCCGAAGAACCTGCCAAGGAAAACACCCTGTTCAACCTGCCCAACGTGGTCTGCACGCCCCATTTGGGCGCGGCAACAACCGAGGCACAGGAAAACGTCGCCCTGCAGGTGGCCGAGCAGATGTCGAACTACCTGCTGACTGGTGCCGTTGAAAACGCGCTCAACATGCCAAGCGTCACTGCCGAAGAAGCCAAGGTCATGGGGCCCTGGATCAAACTGGCTGAACACCTGGGCTCTTTTGTGGGGCAGATGACGGATGAGCCGATCAAGGCGATCAACATCCTCTATGATGGTGTCGCCGCCGAGATGAACCTGGACGCGCTGAACTGCGCCGTGGTTGCGGGCATCATGAAAAAGGTGAACCCGGATGTGAACATGGTCTCCGCCCCGGTGGTGGCCAAGGAACGTGGCATCCAGATCTCCACCACCAATCAGGACAAAACCGGTGCCTTTGATGGCTATATCAAGGTGACAGCCGTCACTGACAAGCGCGAACGCTCGGTTGCGGGCACGGTGTTTTCGGATGGCAAGCCGCGCTTTATCCAGATCAAGGGTATCAATATCGACGCCGAGGTGGGTGCACATATGCTCTACACCACCAACAACGACGTGCCCGGCATCATCGGCACCCTGGGTCAGACCATGGGTGAGCACGGCGTCAACATCGCCAACTTTACCCTGGGCCGGTCTGAGGCCGGTGGCGAGGCCATCGCGCTGCTCTATGTGGACGACGTCGTCCCCGCCGAAGCCCGCGCCAAACTGGCCGAAAGCGATCTGTTCAACCAGATCAAACCGCTGGTTTTTGACGTTGCCTGA